The following coding sequences lie in one Arachis ipaensis cultivar K30076 chromosome B05, Araip1.1, whole genome shotgun sequence genomic window:
- the LOC107642381 gene encoding 4-coumarate--CoA ligase-like 6, translating to MAANVNFDMPHSRISTTLITYPHWYSPKNGIYRSKHLSLELPKDPFTDLVSFVFSHRHNGVSALVDSSSGSSVSYSKLQPFVKSMAYGLHKMGVSQGDVVLLLLPNSIYYPIVFLGVLCLGAVVAPLNPLSSVSEIHKQIKDCGVSFAFTVPENFKKLEPLGIPVVAVPENEEGLKLDCFSCFSNMISGEFGFSMRPVIRQEDTAAILYSSGTTGVSKGVVLTHKNLISMIELFVRFEASQYEYSCLNNVFLAVLPMFHVYGLSLFALGLLSLGSTVIVMRKFDIDEVINAIDKFKVTHFPVVPPMLTALTRRGKGVNGSNLQSLIQVSSGAAPLNESVIEDFVETFPHVDFIQGYGMTESTAVGTRGFNTEKLHNYLSIGLLAPNMEARVVDWSSGEFLPPGSSGELWLRGPAIMKGYLNNEEATMSTIDKDGWLRTGDVVYFDQDGYLYISDRLKDIIKYKGFQIAPADLEAVLISHPEVVDVAVTAAMDEAAGEIPVAFVVRKVGSMISAKQIIDYVAEQVAPYKKVRKVIFIKRIPRSPTGKILRRQLRNFSTSKL from the exons CTGCAAATGTGAACTTTGACATGCCACATAGCAGAATAAGCACCACGCTCATCACGTACCCTCATTGGTATTCACCAAAAAATGGAATTTACCGTAGCAAACACCTCTCTTTGGAGCTTCCCAAAGACCCTTTTACGGACCTTGTTTCCTTCGTCTTTTCCCACCGCCATAATGGGGTTTCAGCCCTTGTTGATTCCTCATCTGGGTCTTCAGTTTCTTACTCAAAGTTGCAACCTTTTGTCAAATCCATGGCCTATGGTCTTCACAAAATGGGTGTTTCACAAGGTGATGTGGTTCTGCTTTTGCTTCCAAATTCCATTTACTATCCCATTGTGTTCTTGGGTGTTCTGTGTTTAGGTGCTGTTGTTGCACCATTGAACCCTCTAAGTAGTGTCTCAGAGATacataaacaaatcaaagattgtgGTGTGAGTTTTGCTTTCACTGTGCCTGAAAATTTCAAGAAACTAGAACCATTAGGAATTCCCGTTGTTGCTGTGCCAGAAAATGAGGAGGGTTTGAAGCTTGATTGTTTCTCATGTTTTAGTAACATGATTTCTGGTGAATTTGGTTTTTCGATGAGGCCAGTGATTCGACAGGAGGACACTGCTGCTATATTGTATTCTTCAGGGACGACTGGGGTGAGCAAAGGAGTTGTTCTAACACATAAGAACCTTATTTCTATGATTGAGCTTTTTGTGAGGTTTGAAGCTTCTCAATATGAATACTCTTGCTTGAACAATGTGTTTCTAGCTGTTCTTCCAATGTTCCATGTGTATGGTCTATCGCTTTTCGCTTTGGGGTTACTGTCTTTGGGTTCCACAGTCATTGTAATGAGGAAATTTGACATTGATGAGGTTATCAATGCAATTGACAAGTTTAAGGTTACACACTTCCCGGTAGTTCCGCCTATGTTGACAGCATTGACAAGGAGAGGAAAGGGTGTTAATGGAAGTAATTTGCAGAGTTTGATACAAGTCTCCAGCGGTGCAGCACCTTTGAATGAAAGTGTTATTGAAGACTTTGTGGAAACATTTCCTCATGTTGATTTTATACAG GGTTATGGAATGACCGAGTCGACTGCGGTAGGAACACGTGGCTTCAATACTGAAAAGTTGCACAACTATTTGTCAATAGGATTGTTAGCTCCAAACATGGAGGCAAGAGTTGTAGACTGGAGTAGCGGTGAATTCTTGCCTCCGGGAAGCAGTGGTGAGCTTTGGTTGAGAGGACCTGCAATCATGAAAG GGTACTTGAATAATGAGGAAGCGACGATGTCAACAATCGATAAAGATGGTTGGCTGCGTACTGGTGATGTTGTTTATTTTGATCAGGATGGGTATTTGTATATTTCAGACCGCTTGAAAGATATCATCAAATACAAGGGCTTTCAG ATTGCCCCTGCTGATTTAGAAGCTGTGTTAATCTCACATCCGGAAGTTGTTGATGTTGCAGTTACAGC TGCCATGGACGAAGCAGCCGGGGAGATTCCAGTAGCATTTGTGGTCAGGAAGGTCGGAAGCATGATTTCTGCAAAGCAAATAATAGATTATGTTGCTGAGCAG GTTGCTCCATACAAGAAGGTTAGGAAAGTGATCTTCATTAAAAGGATACCAAGATCTCCAACTGGGAAGATCCTTCGGAGGCAGCTTAGGAATTTCTCCACTTCTAAACTCTAA
- the LOC107642382 gene encoding plastidal glycolate/glycerate translocator 1, chloroplastic, with protein MGTPQNTQRQQLLPKQAEPSTGSSTSSPLIRTLGLHVLRLLNWVVPLVLFLGVDFCFKKVFQAASFEFPSALFVMFCIFAVLMVLDYVNPFAALAFLNFFDPGVMFINRWLPLFYVPYLVVLPISVRDIPASSAIKICCIIVGGWLATLSVSGFTAIAVRKAVKTEMIDPEPMEKPPPFSSIELWSWTGVFLISFIMALLFPTALGTGARTCFLFYLASTVVGYIVGSGLPSKVKMIFHPVIFSLIFPNLVAYAFGLLSKQGYDAALGFYLTESSSDPGAGDILLEFLGPVILSFAFSMFKQRTLMKRHAAEIFTSVIVSTLFSLYSTAIVGRLVALEPSLTVSILPRCITVALALNIVSLFEGANLALTAAVVVVTGLIGANFVQSALNILRLHDPIARGIAAASSSHGLATAALSAEEPEALPFSAIAYALTGIFGSLFCTIPAARQSLLAIAGSG; from the exons ATGGGCACCCCACAAAACACCCAAAGGCAGCAACTTTTGCCAAAACAAGCTGAACCCTCAACTGGGTCCTCCACTTCTTCCCCTTTGATCCGAACTTTGGGTCTTCATGTTCTTAGGCTGCTCAATTGGGTTGTTCCACTGGTTCTCTTCCTCGGTGTTGATTTCTGTTTCAAGAAAGTGTTCCAAGCAGCTTCCTTTGAGTTCCCTAGTGCTTTGTTTGTCATGTTCTGCATATTCGCAGTTTTGATGGTGCTTGATTATGTTAATCCCTTTGCAGCTTTGGCCTTCTTGAATTTCTTTGATCCTGGGGTTATGTTTATTAATAGATGGTTACCTTTGTTCTATGTTCCTTACTTGGTGGTGCTACCTATTTCTGTTAGAGATATTCCAGCTTCTTCTGCCATCAAAATTTGCTGTATTATAG TTGGAGGATGGCTGGCTACACTTTCTGTTTCTGGTTTTACAGCTATAGCTGTAAGAAAGGCTGTGAAGACCGAAATGATCGATCCTGAGCCTATGGAAAAGCCCCCTCCATTCTCCTCCATTGAATTGTGGTCATGGACTGGGGTTTTCCTTATATCCTTCATCATGGCATTGCTTTTCCCAACAGCACTTGGGACAGGTGCCAGAACATGCTTTTTGTTCTATCTTGCATCCACAGTAGTAGGCTACATTGTTGGCTCCGG ATTGCCATCAAAGGTGAAAATGATCTTCCATCCAGTAATATTCTCCTTAATATTTCCCAATCTAGTGGCTTACGCTTTTGGTTTGCTGTCCAAGCAGGGGTATGATGCTGCTCTAG GATTTTACCTTACAGAGTCATCATCTGATCCTGGAGCTGGTGACATTCTTTTGGAATTTTTAGGACCTGTtattctttcctttgctttctcTATGTTCAAACAAAGAACG CTTATGAAAAGGCATGCAGCTGAGATTTTCACCTCTGTCATTGTCTCTACACTATTCTCATTGTACTCAACTGCCATTGTTGGACGTCTAGTTGCATTAGAGCCATCACTAACTGTGTCCATTCTACCCAGATGTATAACGGTCGCATTGGCACTCAACATCGTGTCACTTTTCGAAG GTGCCAATTTAGCTCTCACAGCAGCTGTGGTTGTTGTAACTGGTTTGATTGGAGCAAATTTCGTGCAATCAGCGCTTAATATACTCCGCCTTCATGATCCAATTGCTCGAGGAATAGCAGCTGCATCTAG TTCCCATGGGCTGGCGACAGCGGCATTATCAGCAGAGGAACCGGAGGCGCTCCCGTTTAGTGCCATCGCTTATGCTTTGACTGGCATTTTTGGATCTTTATTTTGCACAATTCCAGCAGCAAGACAAAGTTTGCTTGCAATTGCTGGCTCTGGGTGA
- the LOC107642383 gene encoding uncharacterized protein LOC107642383, with translation MMQRWLTKLRTFAVNSPQSSPPLTPIFRCLIHHATPLQSLHLPASSNLTFTSRSLFNFSSSPHFSFSRLPSRLSPLSPSLVQVRHVSSRERKLKRKPMTPVTSKIKKTKMKSYSSYKLRFRTLKDGTIRRWHEGKRHNAHLKSKKSKRRLRKPAIVPVAYAKVMKKLSFCG, from the exons ATGATGCAGCGATGGTTGACCAAGCTACGCACTTTCGCCGTTAATTCGCCCCAGTCTTCTCCGCCACTTACACCAATTTTCCGGTGTCTCATCCACCACGCAACGCCGTTGCAATCCCTCCACCTCCCTGCTTCCAGCAATCTCACTTTCACTTCTCGTTCTCTCTTCAATTTCTCGTCTTCACCTCATTTCTCATTTTCTCGTCTCCCATCTCGTCTTTCTCCACTTTCTCCCTCC TTGGTTCAAGTGCGGCATGTATCATCAAGGGAAAGGAAGCTGAAGAGAAAGCCAATGACCCCAGTCACTTCTAAGATTAAGAAAACTAAGATGAAGTCTTATTC GTCTTACAAGTTGAGGTTTCGAACATTGAAAGATGGAACCATCAGACGCTGGCATGAGGGGAAACGCCACAATGCTCATTTGAAG TCAAAGAAATCAAAACGCAGATTGAGAAAACCAGCCATTGTACCTGTAGCTTATGCCAAAGTTATGAAGAAACTGAGTTTTTGTGGTTAG
- the LOC107642384 gene encoding uncharacterized protein LOC107642384 → MKEVTVEAEGHHHGGGAAQGGGGGGGRSGSTTSGSSRPDLQNSAMKILRARDGYNNSNNTNNNNGTSYEEVGEKPSRFEVFGWYLYEFCFYFVQTVVVPILFPLIISQLQHLPTNSLQQWNKNHQDLHCSQKELHMYIKLTSKTIGGSSYSALEWASIGWATGLALAVPILGFLSFHLDGHFPKLITAAATGLGVFFCLPAGFFKSTAIFIPYIIGIVAASTVASAAHTQHLGLMIRAFTGPSLKRSQFSIRQGVSSWLNLYGTAAGCLGAALISAFI, encoded by the exons ATGAAAGAAGTAACAGTGGAAGCAGAAGGTCACCACCATGGAGGAGGAGCAGCACaaggtggaggaggaggaggaggaaggagTGGTAGCACTACAAGTGGGTCTTCAAGGCCAGACCTTCAGAACAGTGCAATGAAGATTCTGAGAGCAAGAGACGGTTACAACAactccaacaacaccaacaacaaTAACGGAACTAGTTATGAGGAAGTTGGAGAGAAGCCATCAAGATTTGAAGTGTTTGGATGGTATCTTTATGAGTTCTGTTTCTACTTTGTTCAAACCGTAGTCGTTCCAATTCTCTTCCCACTCATAATAAGCCAGCTACAACACTTGCCAACTAACTCACTCCAACAATGGAACAAGAACCACCAAGACCTACACTGCTCCCAAAAGGAACTtcacat GTATATCAAGCTCACAAGTAAAACAATTGGTGGATCGAGTTACTCTGCTTTGGAATGGGCATCAATTGGTTGGGCTACAGGCTTGGCATTGGCTGTTCCAATCCTAGGATTCCTGTCCTTCCACCTTGACGGCCACTTCCCAAAGCTCATCACGGCGGCTGCGACTGGCCTCGGCGTGTTCTTCTGCCTGCCGGCCGGATTCTTCAAATCCACAGCCATCTTCATTCCGTACATTATTGGCATTGTTGCGGCCAGCACGGTGGCTAGCGCGGCGCACACGCAGCACCTAGGACTAATGATCCGCGCCTTCACGGGACCATCCCTGAAGAGAAGCCAATTCTCAATAAGGCAAGGTGTGTCTAGCTGGCTGAACCTTTATGGCACGGCGGCCGGGTGCTTAGGCGCAGCCTTGATTTCGGCCTTCATATA A
- the LOC110271684 gene encoding uncharacterized protein LOC110271684: protein MSLWVVSIFSGLIWLVGILHIFTALDRTSDSISFSSKFHPFSIFKYPHAIGGLAGVFLSSFTTMSIFTGGVLFIVGELCIKPLHLLLFWLTYFLFPLVSLPLLQPMQHLIKMNSVKLQIVGFLLSLFASGFGFYFGHSHWKWGHLVVFGAIQSTAAGILHAFGRVLVLDCAPTGKEGAFSIWYAWMRAAGLCVGFTVGSVAPGHIRTSFGAAFCTAIVAIVVLLFGNISDVGGAAAAGHVKDDLDRGSPVPDTKESSRV, encoded by the coding sequence ATGAGCCTGTGGGTTGTGTCAATCTTCAGTGGGCTAATTTGGCTTGTTGGGATCTTACACATCTTCACAGCCTTAGATAGGACAAGTGATTCCATCTCATTCTCGTCGAAATTCCACCCGTTTTCGATCTTCAAATACCCTCACGCGATCGGAGGCCTAGCCGGGGTTTTCCTCTCATCATTCACCACAATGTCGATTTTCACCGGGGGAGTGCTGTTCATAGTTGGAGAGCTATGCATCAAGCCACTTCACTTGCTCTTGTTCTGGCTAACATATTTCCTTTTCCCTCTTGTGTCTCTACCACTGCTCCAACCAATGCAGCATCTAATTAAGATGAATTCGGTTAAATTGCAAATTGTGGGATTCTTGTTGTCCCTTTTCGCCTCCGGCTTCGGATTCTACTTTGGCCATAGTCACTGGAAATGGGGCCATTTGGTGGTATTCGGCGCGATCCAGAGCACGGCTGCAGGGATTTTGCATGCCTTTGGGAGGGTATTGGTTTTGGATTGTGCTCCAACAGGTAAAGAGGGTGCATTTTCGATATGGTATGCATGGATGAGAGCTGCCGGATTATGTGTGGGATTCACAGTTGGCTCGGTGGCGCCTGGACACATTAGAACCTCCTTTGGGGCTGCATTTTGCACAGCCATTGTTGCCATTGTTGTGCTGCTTTTTGGAAACATTAGTGACGTTGGTGGCGCTGCTGCGGCCGGTCATGTCAAAGACGACCTTGACAGAGGCTCCCCGGTCCCTGACACTAAAGAATCGTCGCGCGTCTga
- the LOC107641611 gene encoding myb family transcription factor PHL11, protein MGSSYGGGIGGGEGGYGVVMSMTREPKPRLRWTTDLHDRFVDAVTKLGGPDKATPKSVLRIMGLKGLTLYHLKSHLQKYRLGQQAKKQNEEHHKENNRYSYVNFSNSSSEFSTSFRGDNEKGEIPIAEALRHQIEVQKRLEEQLEVQKKLQMRIEAQGKYLQAVLEKAQRTLSMEGSGNNLEASRAQLTEFNSALSNFMENMNNKDNKQSILDMNDFYSKVHSSGFHNYHEVIRREKNIDQKPKIEEGSIQFDLNSKGSYDLVSGGGGSEIEAKMLSYRL, encoded by the exons ATGGGAAGTAGTTATGGTGGCGGAATTGGAGGAGGGGAAGGTGGTTATGGGGTGGTGATGAGTATGACGAGAGAGCCTAAGCCTAGGTTGAGGTGGACAACCGATCTTCATGATCGCTTTGTGGATGCCGTCACCAAACTTGGTGGCCCGGATA AAGCAACTCCCAAATCTGTTCTGAGGATAATGGGTTTGAAAGGCTTGACATTGTATCATTTGAAGAGCCACTTACAG aaatataGACTTGGACAACAAGCtaaaaaacaaaatgaagaaCATCACAAAGAGAACAATA GATATTCATATGTGAATTTCAGCAATAGTTCTTCAGAGTTTAGCACTAGTTTCAGAGGTGATAATGAAAAGGG AGAAATTCCAATAGCAGAGGCATTGAGACATCAAATTGAAGTCCAAAAGAGACTGGAAGAACAACTAGAG GTACAGAAGAAATTGCAGATGAGAATAGAGGCTCAAGGGAAGTATTTACAAGCTGTGTTAGAGAAAGCTCAGAGGACACTTTCCATGGAAGGTTCAGGCAATAATCTAGAAGCATCAAGAGCTCAATTGACCGAATTCAACTCTGCCTTATCTAATTTTATGGAAAACATGAACAACAAAGATAACAAACAAAGCATATTAGACATGAATGATTTTTATAGTAAAGTCCATAGTTCAGGTTTCCATAATTACCATGAAGTAATaaggagagaaaaaaatattGATCAAAAGCCTAAGATTGAAGAAGGTTCAATTCAGTTTGACTTAAACAGCAAAGGTAGCTATGATCTTGTATCAGGTGGTGGTGGATCTGAAATTGAAGCCAAAATGCTTTCATATAGGCTTTGA
- the LOC107642385 gene encoding isoflavone reductase homolog: protein MKSKVLVVGGTGYLGKRIVKACLEEGHETYVIQRAEIGLDVEKLQILQSFKRQGARLVPASFSDHRSLVDAVKRVDVVICTMSGVHFRSHNLLVQLKLVEAIKEAGNVKRFLPSEFGMDPALMGHAMEPGRVTFDEKMKVRKAIEDANIPYTYVSANCFAAYFAGNLSQMGTLLPPTDKVLLYGNGNVKVVYVDEDDVARYTIKTIDDPRTLNKTLYLRPPENILTQRELIHKWETLLGKQLEKSTISQQDFLSPIRDLDYAQQVGIGHFYHIFYEGCLTNFEIGDKGEEASELYPEVKYTRMDEYLKIYL from the exons ATGAAGAGCAAGGTTCTAGTGGTTGGGGGAACAGGGTATCTTGGGAAGAGGATAGTGAAGGCATGCTTAGAAGAAGGGCATGAAACGTATGTTATTCAAAGGGCAGAGATAGGGCTTGATGTTGAGAAGCTACAGATTCTTCAGTCCTTCAAGCGGCAAGGCGCTCGCCTCGTTCCGGCTTCCTTCTCCGACCACCGGAGCCTCGTCGACGCCGTCAAGAGGGTGGATGTTGTCATTTGTACCATGTCCGGGGTTCATTTTAGGTCTCATAACTTGTTGGTTCAACTCAAACTTGTTGAGGCCATCAAAGAAGCTGGAAATGTTAag CGTTTCTTGCCTTCAGAATTTGGGATGGACCCAGCACTAATGGGGCATGCCATGGAGCCAGGAAGAGTGACATTTGATGAGAAAATGAAAGTAAGAAAAGCAATTGAAGATGCCAACATTCCTTACACTTACGTCTCTGCTAATTGTTTTGCTGCTTATTTTGCTGGCAACCTCTCTCAAATGGGTACCCTTCTCCCTCCTACCGACAAGGTCCTTCTCTATGGCAATGGCAATGTCAAAg TTGTATATGTGGATGAAGATGATGTTGCCAGGTACACAATCAAGACAATTGATGATCCTAGAACCTTGAACAAGACGCTGTACCTAAGGCCACCTGAAAACATTCTCACTCAGAGAGAACTCATACACAAATGGGAAACACTTTTAGGGAAGCAGCTAGAAAAATCCACCATTTCTCAACAAGACTTTCTTTCTCCCATTAGag ATTTGGACTATGCACAACAAGTGGGAATTGGGCATTTCTAtcatattttctatgaagggtgTTTGACAAACTTTGAAATAGGAGATAAAGGAGAAGAAGCTTCAGAGCTTTATCCAGAGGTGAAGTACACACGCATGGATGAATACCTAAAAATCTATCTCTGA
- the LOC107641612 gene encoding bifunctional pinoresinol-lariciresinol reductase 2-like encodes MEKSKVLIIGGTGYIGKKLVKASLGLGHETYVLQRPDIGLDIDKLQLLFSFKEQGAKLLRASLDDHQSLLNAVKQVDVVISAVAGVPFRGHHILQQLKLVDAIKEAGNIKRFLPSEFGTDPARMKHALEAGRATYDDKMVVRKAIEEANIPYTYISANGFAGYFLGGLCQFAQITPYVDSVVLYGDGNVKGIYVDEDDIAMYTIKTIDDPRTLNKTVYIRPPKNILSQREIVQIWEKLIGKELQKSSISVQEFLSSMEGKPYEMQSGMAHYYHVCFEGCLTNFEIGEDGVEASQLYPEINYTTAHEYLKRFL; translated from the exons atgGAGAAGAGCAAGGTGCTTATTATTGGAGGAACAGGGTACATAGGAAAAAAATTGGTGAAGGCAAGTTTAGGTTTGGGACATGAAACTTATGTTCTTCAAAGGCCAGACATTGGTCTTGACATTGATAAGCTTCAGCTTCTATTTTCATTTAAGGAGCAAGGTGCTAAGCTTCTCAGAGCTTCCCTTGATGATCATCAAAGCCTTCTCAACGCCGTCAAGCAAGTTGATGTGGTGATTTCCGCCGTAGCCGGTGTTCCCTTCCGCGGCCACCATATACTCCAACAGCTCAAACTTGTTGATGCTATCAAAGAGGCCGGGAATATCAAG AGATTTTTGCCTTCTGAGTTTGGGACAGACCCAGCAAGAATGAAGCATGCTTTGGAGGCAGGAAGAGCAACATATGATGATAAAATGGTAGTGAGAAAAGCCATAGAAGAGGCCAACATACCATATACCTATATTTCTGCTAACGGTTTTGCTGGTTACTTTCTTGGTGGCCTATGTCAATTTGCCCAAATTACCCCTTATGTTGACTCTGTAGTCTTGTACGGAGATGGCAATGTCAAGG GAATTTATGTAGATGAAGATGATATAGCTATGTATACTATCAAAACAATAGATGATCCAAGAACACTTAACAAGACAGTATATATAAGACCACCAAAAAACATTTTATCTCAAAGAGAAATTGTCCAAATTTGGGAGAAGCTAATTGGAAAAGAACTGCAGAAATCTTCAATTTCTGTACAAGAGTTTTTAAGTTCAATGGAAG GAAAACCATATGAAATGCAAAGTGGAATGGCACATTACTATCATGTTTGCTTTGAAGGTTGTCTAACAAATTTTGAGATAGGAGAAGATGGGGTTGAAGCTTCTCAACTTTATCCTGAAATCAACTACACTACTGCACATGAATACTTGAAACGCTTTCTATAA